AGCTACATGGTGCTCGGGCTGGGCGACGTTTATCTCGGCGCGCCGTGCGCGGTGCCGGTCGATCCGCGCCACCGGCTGGTGACCTCGAAATACAATCCCGCGCGCACGTTCACCGCCGAGGGCACGGTCGGCATCGGCGGCGTTTACATGTGCATCTACGGCATGGATTCGCCCGGCGGCTACCAGCTCGTCGGGCGCACGCTGCCGATCTGGAACAAATTCCTCAAGGGGCCGGTGTTTGCCAACGGCGAGCCGTGGCTGCTGAAGTTTTTTGACCAGGTGCGGTTTTTCCCGGTGCCGGAGGACGGACTCACGCGGATGCGCGAGGCGTTTCGCGAAGGCCGGCTGCCGCTCAAGGTCGAGGAAACGGTCTTCGACCTGGAGGCGCACGAGAAATTCCTGGCCGAAAACGCCGACGGCATCGCGGCGTTCCAGTCGCGCCAGAAGACGGCGTTCGAGGCCGAGGTGGCGCGCTGGAAGGCCGAGGACACGCGGCCCGGCGCGCCCGAAAGCGCGGCCATCGCGCCGCCGGCCGAAGCCGACGGCTGCCCGGTCAAAGTCGATATCAGCGGCAACGTCTGGAAGCTCCTGGTCGGAAAAGGCGCGAAGGTGGAGGCCGGCCAGCCGCTCGTCATCATCGAGGCGATGAAGATGGAAATCAACGTGAGCGCGCCCGTGTCAGGCGTGGTGAACGCGCTCTATTGCAAGCCCGGCAGCCCGGTGAGCGCGGGCAATCTGCTCATGACCATCGCGGAGGCGGCGGCGTAAAGGGGATGCGCGGGTTGCGCGGCGCTACCAACAGTATCGTCGCTTAGCCGAACAGTTCCGCTTCGATGGCCTGGCAGAGGTAGTGATAGACGGGGAGGTGCAGTTCCTGGATGAGATAGGTCTCGTCGGCGGGGACGTTGATGCAGATGTCGGCGAGCTGGCGGAGCGCGCCGCCGCCGCGGCCGGTGAGGGCGATGACAGGGAGTTTGCGCGCACGGGCGACCTCGGCGGCGGCGCAGACGTTTTTGGCGTTGCCCGAGGTCGAGATGCCGATGAGCACGTCGCCGGGGCGTCCGAGCGCGTTGACGAGTTGCGCGTAAATGAGGAGCGGATCGACGTCGTTGGTGAACGCGGTGCCGAGCGCGGGGAAATTGGTGAGCGGGATGGCGGGCAGGCCGCGCTGGAGCTTGCCGGCGAGTTCGGGCGAAAGCCCTTCGCGCTCGGCGGGGAGGAGCGGGCGTTTGCCCATGAAGCCTTTCAGCAGTTCGCCCGAAATGTGGTCGCAGTCGGCGGCGCTGCCGCCGTTGCCGCAAAGAAGGAGTTTGCCGCCGGCGCGATAACAGGCGAGCAGCGCGTCGCGGGCTTGCAGGATTTGCGCGCGGCAGGCTTCAAGCACGGGACGGCGGGAAAAAAGGTCGTCGCGATAGTGTTGTTCGGTCATCGGGTGTTTTGGTTTTTATCGTTCTCGTTCTCTCGGCTTGATTCAGCCTCTTTATTCTTTCCTCTTTCTCTTTCCTCCTCCGTCCTACTTCAGCATTCGGGAAAAGAGAAAGAGGAAAGATAAAGATAAAGATAAAGAGGAAAGAAACGGACTGGGAGCACGAGTAAGAGAACGAGAACGATAAAGGCAAGGCGCGCGGGGCGTCAGGCGGGCTTGACGAGGTAGTTCACCACGTAGTCGCGGACGGCGTCCTCCAGGGTGAAGGCTTCGCGGGTGTAGCCGGCGGCGCGGGCCTTGGCGGTGTCGGACTTGGTGTAATATTGGTATTTCTCGCGGATGGTTTCCGGCATGTCGATGTATTCGATGACCGGTTCGCGCCCGAGCGCGGCGAAGACGGCGCGGGCGAGGTCGTTCCAGGAGCGCGCGCGGCCGGTGCCGGCGTTGAAGAGGCCGGAGACTTCCGGGTGGTCGTGATAGAAGAGCGTCTGCGCGACGGCGTCCTTCACGTAAACGAAATCGCGGAGCTGCTCGCCGTCCTTGTAGTCGGGGCGGTGGGAGCGGAAGAGCTGCACCTTGCCGGTTTCGACGATCTGGGTGACGGCCTTGTTGATGACGGAGCGCATGTCGCCCTTGTGGTCCTCGCCGGGGCCGAAGACGTTGAAGTATTTGACGCCGGCGATGGCGCGCAGGTGGCCGCGGCGGAGAGCCCAGAGGTCGAACATGTGCTTGGAATAGCCATACATGTTGAGCGGGCGGAGCAGCGGCGTGACGTCGTCGGAGTCGTCGTAGCCATGCTCGCCCGCGCCGTAGGTGGCGGCGCTGGAGGCGTAGATGAAACGCACGCCGTTTTTCAGCGACCATTCGCAGAGTTCGCGCGTGGTGCGGTAGTTGTTGTCGAGAAGGTAGTCGGCGTCGGCCTCGGTGGTGGCGCTGCACGCGCCGAGGTGAAAGATCGTGGCGACGGGCGGGAGGTCGTTGTCGCGCACCCGGCGGCGGAAGTCGTCGATGCCCCACGCGTCCTCGAAGGCGAGGCCGAGGAGGTTGCGCCACTTTTCGTCGCGGCCGAGCTTGTCCACGATGTAGATGTTGTCCTCGCCGCGCCGGTTGAGCGCCTCGACGAGGTTGCGTCCGATAAAGCCGGCTCCGCCGGTGACGATGATGGCCTTCATGGAAAATGAGTAAGAATTAAAAATTAAGAATGTGAATGCGCTTTTTCGGGGCGGGTTATTTCCCGTAGGCCTCGGTGACTTTTTTGATGATGTTGGTGGTGGAGCGGCCCTCGACCATCCTGGCGAGAACGACCTTGCCGCCGTGGGCCTCGACGACGTCGCGGCCGCTGACGTAGTGCGCCCAGTCCTCGCCTTTCACGAGCACGTCGGGAAGGATGTGCGCGATGAGTTCCTTGGGCTCGTCCTCGTCGAAGATGACCACGTAGTCCACGCACTTGAGGCCGGCGAGCAGGGTGGCGCGCTCCTGCTCGGGGACGATGGGGCGCTTGTCGCCCTTGTAGCGTTTGACGGAGGCGTCGGAGTTGAGGCCGACGACGAGGCAGTCGCCCTGCCGGCGGGCG
This genomic stretch from Termitidicoccus mucosus harbors:
- the rfaE2 gene encoding D-glycero-beta-D-manno-heptose 1-phosphate adenylyltransferase, which codes for MNNNPFDYQSRILTRDQMKTEMAALRAAGKKVVFTNGAFDILHLGHLTYMTFARRQGDCLVVGLNSDASVKRYKGDKRPIVPEQERATLLAGLKCVDYVVIFDEDEPKELIAHILPDVLVKGEDWAHYVSGRDVVEAHGGKVVLARMVEGRSTTNIIKKVTEAYGK
- the rfaD gene encoding ADP-glyceromanno-heptose 6-epimerase; protein product: MKAIIVTGGAGFIGRNLVEALNRRGEDNIYIVDKLGRDEKWRNLLGLAFEDAWGIDDFRRRVRDNDLPPVATIFHLGACSATTEADADYLLDNNYRTTRELCEWSLKNGVRFIYASSAATYGAGEHGYDDSDDVTPLLRPLNMYGYSKHMFDLWALRRGHLRAIAGVKYFNVFGPGEDHKGDMRSVINKAVTQIVETGKVQLFRSHRPDYKDGEQLRDFVYVKDAVAQTLFYHDHPEVSGLFNAGTGRARSWNDLARAVFAALGREPVIEYIDMPETIREKYQYYTKSDTAKARAAGYTREAFTLEDAVRDYVVNYLVKPA
- a CDS encoding D-sedoheptulose-7-phosphate isomerase; its protein translation is MTEQHYRDDLFSRRPVLEACRAQILQARDALLACYRAGGKLLLCGNGGSAADCDHISGELLKGFMGKRPLLPAEREGLSPELAGKLQRGLPAIPLTNFPALGTAFTNDVDPLLIYAQLVNALGRPGDVLIGISTSGNAKNVCAAAEVARARKLPVIALTGRGGGALRQLADICINVPADETYLIQELHLPVYHYLCQAIEAELFG